AACAATATCATTTAGGACCGCATAAAGCAGAAGGAAATTTTGAACCAGTATATTCTACAAAAGGGAACTTAAATGGAAAAACCCTTCGGAAATATATCCAAAAGGCTTTTACCGAATTTGGTCATTTGTTGGAAGAAAACTTACCAGAGGAATTCATTGCTACTTATCGACTAGTAGGAAGACGAGACGCCTTTCGGATCATTCATTTTCCCCAATCAGAAAAAGAATTGAAGCAGGCCCGAAGAAGGTTTGTCTATGAAGAGTTTTTAGTTTTTCAATTAAAAATGCAGGCATTACGGAAATTTGATAGAGAAAATTCAAAAGGTGTAGCTCATCACTATGATTTGCAAGCTTTAAAGAAAATGATTCTTTCCTTGCCATTTTCACTTACTGATGCTCAAAAGCGAGTGGTAAATGAAATTTGTTTTGACCTTAAATCTCCTTATCGTATGAATAGACTCCTACAAGGAGATGTAGGATCTGGGAAAACAATCGTTGCGGCCATCTGCTTATATGCGAATGTAACAGCTGGCTTCCAGGGAGCTTTAATGGTCCCTACAGAGATTCTAGCGGAGCAGCATTATGATTCATTATGTGAACGATTAACCCCATTTAATGTCCGTGTTGAGATTTTAACAAGTTCAATAAAAGGGAAAAAAAGAAAAGAACTACTTCAAGATTTACAGGAGGGAAAGGTTGACATCGTCATTGGAACACATGCATTGATTCAAAAAGATGTCAATTTTAAATCGCTTGGGTTTGTCATTACAGATGAGCAGCACCGCTTTGGGGTAGAACAAAGAAGAGTGTTGCGGGAAAAAGGGATCAATCCTGATGTGTTATTTATGACGGCAACCCCCATTCCGCGGACGCTGGCGATTACGGTGTTTGGTGAAATGGATGTTTCTATCATCGATGAGATGCCTGCTGGTCGTAAAACAATTGAAACTTATTGGGCAAAACAAGAAATGTTTGAACGTGTGTTAGTTTTTATGGAGAAAGAATTAGCAAAAGGGAGACAAGGATATATCATCTGCCCATTAATCGAGGAATCTGACAAGCTTGATGTTCAAAATGCGATTGATGTTCATGCACAATTAACTCATTTTTTTCAAGGAAAATACGAAATTGGACTCATGCATGGTCGGCTATCTTCTGATGAGAAAGAAGAGGTTATGAAAGCTTTCAGTGAAAATCATGTACAAGTTCTTGTTTCCACAACGGTGGTGGAAGTCGGTGTAAATGTCCCGAACGCCACTATCATGATCATTTATGATGCTGAAAGATTCGGATTAGCCCAGCTCCATCAACTTCGTGGGCGCGTCGGTCGGGGGAGTGAGCAATCCTATTGCATTTTATTAGCGAATCCCAAAACAGAAGTGGGTCAAGAGCGAATGAAAATCATGACAGAAACGAATGATGGATTTGTTTTAAGTGAGAAAGATTTAGAACTACGGGGACCAGGAGATTTCTTTGGTAAGAAGCAATCAGGGTTACCGGAATTTAAAGTGGCGGATATGGTCCATGATTATCGGGCGCTTGAAGTAGCTAGACAAGATGCTATTAAACTCATTCAATCAGATTATTTTTGGAAGGAAGAGGAATATAGTAATTTACGCAAGCAGCTGCAAAAATCAGAAGGATTAAAAGGTGAAAAATTAGACTAACAGCCAATCTGTAACTCTCTTTGTACAAGGGCGGTACCCTCTCTAGAAGTAGGGGGGCTGCCTTTTTTCTCTAAGGCCGTTGACGGACTGCAAGTACCGAAGGATAAGTTTTACTTTATTCTTGCATTCTTCCATTATTGATTATATACTACTATTAGTACCTAGTACTAATAGCGAATGGTGTGATCAATTTGAGAATTTCCAAAAAAGAGAGACAAATACAATTACAAGAAACGATAGAAGATAATCCTTTTGTTACAGATGAGGAACTTGCTGAACAATTTTCTGTTAGTGTTCAAACCATTCGCCTTGATCGAATGGAACTTTCAATCCCAGAATTACGTGAAAGGATTAAGCATGTTGCAGAGAAACGCTTTGTTGATGAAGTTCGTTCCTTACCGATAGATGAAGTCATTGGGGAAATAATAGATATCGAACTGGACCAAAGTGCGATTTCTATTTTTGATGTGAAAGCAGACCATGTGTTTAAACGGAATGGGATTGCACGCGGTCATCATCTGTTTGCCCAAGCGAATTCACTAGCTGTCGCCGTCATTAATGATGAGCTGGCGTTAACAGCTCGAGCCAATATTCGTTTTACACGTTCGGTTAAAAAGGGGGAACGTGTCGTTGCGAAAGCAAAGGTCGTCGATGCACATTTTGAGCAAGGAAAAACAGTCGTAAAAGTAAATAGTTTTGTAGGAAAAGAATTAGTATTTGACGGAGAATTTATTATGTACCGTTCGCATACTACAGCAAAGGATGAAAAGAAGTGAGAATAGCGATAGATGCCATGGGCGGCGATAATGCTCCGAGAGAGATTTTATTAGGAACGAAACGTGCTCTACAAGAATTTGATGATTTAGAAGTGCTCGTTTTCGGAAATGAGACGAAAGTAAAAGAAATTTTGCCTAGCTCAGATCGGGTAAATATTGTACATACAGATGAAGTTATTTTGGGAACAGATGAGCCAGCAAGAGCTGTTCGTCGGAAGAAAAATGCTTCCATGGTGTTAATGACGCAGGCGGTTGCTAATGGAGAAGCCGAGGCATGTGTATCTGCAGGAAACACAGGTGCCCTAATGGCAGCGGGGCTTTTTGTTGTTGGCCGCATCGAGGGAATCGAACGACCAGCTTTAGCACCAACATTACCTACAGTGGATGGGAAAGGATTTTTAATGCTGGATTTAGGAGCCAATGTGGATGCGAAGCCTGAGCATTTATACCAATATGCAATTATGGGATCCATTTATGCAGAAAAGGTTCGGAAAATACAACACCCAACAATTGGGCTTTTAAATATTGGAACAGAAGAGAAAAAAGGAAATGAATTAACGAAAAAAACCTTTCAACTCCTTCAGCAATCAAATTTAAATTTTATTGGAAATGTTGAATCTAGAGACTTATTACAAGGTGTGGCAGATGTCGTTATAACAGATGGTTTTACAGGAAATATGGTATTAAAATCAATTGAAGGTACAGCGATGTCTGTCTTTCGTATATTAAAGACAACTTTGACATCCTCACTGAAAGCTAAAATTGGTGCAGGGCTGTTAAAATCAGAATTAATGTCTTTAAAAAATAAAATGGATTACACCGAATATGGTGGAGCTAATCTTTTTGGATTAAAGGCTCCTGTCATAAAAGCACATGGATCATCAAATGAAAATGCTTTCTTTAATGCATTACGGCAGGCAATTCAAATGACGAGCTCAAATGTTCCAGAAAAAATAAAAGAAGCAATAGTCAATCAATAATAACATAAAGGAGAGAGTAGGATGGGGAAAATCGCCTTTCTATTTCCAGGACAAGGATCACAAAAGGTTGGAATGGGAAAGTCACTTGCCTCCGCTTATGAGGAAGTTGCTCAAATTTTTGAACAAGCAGATACGCGTTTAGGCTATTCCTTAAGTGACATTATTTTTAACGGACCACAAGAAACATTAACATTGACCTTTAATGCCCAACCCGCTTTGTTAACAACAAGCATGGCCGTTTTGAAAAAATTAGAAGAGCATGGGATTAAAGCGGACTATGCGGCAGGCCATAGTTTAGGAGAATATACAGCTTTAGCAGCGACTGGGGCCATTGCCTTTCCAGATGCGGTTTATACTGTCCACCAAAGAGGAAAATTTATGGAGGAAGCAGTCCCGGCTGGAGAAGGTACGATGGCAGCTGTCTTGGGGATGGATCGTGAAGATTTACGACAAGTAACAGAGGAAATTAGTAGTAAAGGGGAAGTAGTCCAACTGGCTAATTTAAATTGCCCAGGTCAAATTGTGATTTCAGGTACAAAACTTGGAGTTGAAAAAGCAGCCGAATTAGCCAAAGAAAAAGGAGCAAAAAGAGTTCTTCCACTTAATGTGAGTGGTCCGTTTCATTCTTCTTTGATGGAACCAGCAACCGAAAAACTATCAGAGGTTCTAGATGGAATTACAATACAAGATTCTTCCATCCCAATCATTGCCAATGTAGATGCAGAACCGGTTTCAGATGCACAAGAAATTCGTGGCAAGCTCTTGCAACAATTATATTCTCCTGTTTTATGGGAAGATACAGTAGCGAAACTGATCAGCTTAGGTGTGGATACATTCATTGAAATTGGACCTGGGAAAGTATTGTCAGGATTAGTGAAAAAGGTCGATCGCAAAGTGAAAACCTATGCCATTCAAGATGAGGAAACGATGAATGCAGTCGTTCAGTCTTTAAAGGGGGAAGAGTCATGAAGTTAGAAGGGAAAGTCGCATTAGTTACCGGTGCTTCACGTGGAATTGGAAGAGAAATTGCGTTAGAACTTGCTCGTCAAGGTGCGAATGTAGTGGTCAATTATGCAGGTAGTGAAGCAAAAGCACAAGCTGTTGTGGAAGAAATAAAATCGATTGGAACGGAAGCCGTTGCTCTTCAGTGTAATGTGGCCGATCAAGAATCCGTTCAATCGATGGTCAAAGCAACAATCGAACAATTTGGACGTGTAGATATTCTTGTGAATAATGCCGGGATTACAAAAGATAATCTATTGATGAGAATGAAGGAAGAAGAGTGGGATGCTGTTATTAACACCAATTTAAAAGGTGTGTTTTTATGCACGAAAGCTGTGACAAGACAGATGATGAAGCAACGTAGTGGTCGAATTATAAATGTTTCATCGATTGTTGGAGTTAGCGGGAATCCAGGACAAGCTAATTATGTAGCAGCTAAGGCAGGAGTTATTGGATTAACGAAAACAACCGCAAAGGAATTGGCGACACGCAATATTACAGTCAATGCAATTGCACCCGGATTTATTTCAACAGATATGACAGAACAATTACCTGAGGAATCAAAGCAAGCGATGTTACAACAAATTCCACTTGCTCGCTTTGGTGACCCGAAAGACATTGCAAAAGTGGCGGTTTTTCTTGCATCAGACGATTCTTCCTATGTGACAGGTCAAACACTCCATGTTGACGGTGGAATGGTGATGTAATCTAGAGCAGAAGATCTAGATGATGAAAGAATAGTTGTTCATATTTGATTGTTACTTTATAATATTATGAGGATTTCTTGGAATACAACGATCTAA
The Oikeobacillus pervagus DNA segment above includes these coding regions:
- the recG gene encoding ATP-dependent DNA helicase RecG encodes the protein MKGIGEETARQLADLKIQTVLQLLEYFPYRYEDHRLRDLAEVAHEERVTIEGKVHSEPSLMYYGKKKSRLTMRVLVGRYLITVTFFNQPYLKKKIALHDTITLTGKWDKHRQQISAQQYHLGPHKAEGNFEPVYSTKGNLNGKTLRKYIQKAFTEFGHLLEENLPEEFIATYRLVGRRDAFRIIHFPQSEKELKQARRRFVYEEFLVFQLKMQALRKFDRENSKGVAHHYDLQALKKMILSLPFSLTDAQKRVVNEICFDLKSPYRMNRLLQGDVGSGKTIVAAICLYANVTAGFQGALMVPTEILAEQHYDSLCERLTPFNVRVEILTSSIKGKKRKELLQDLQEGKVDIVIGTHALIQKDVNFKSLGFVITDEQHRFGVEQRRVLREKGINPDVLFMTATPIPRTLAITVFGEMDVSIIDEMPAGRKTIETYWAKQEMFERVLVFMEKELAKGRQGYIICPLIEESDKLDVQNAIDVHAQLTHFFQGKYEIGLMHGRLSSDEKEEVMKAFSENHVQVLVSTTVVEVGVNVPNATIMIIYDAERFGLAQLHQLRGRVGRGSEQSYCILLANPKTEVGQERMKIMTETNDGFVLSEKDLELRGPGDFFGKKQSGLPEFKVADMVHDYRALEVARQDAIKLIQSDYFWKEEEYSNLRKQLQKSEGLKGEKLD
- the fapR gene encoding transcription factor FapR yields the protein MRISKKERQIQLQETIEDNPFVTDEELAEQFSVSVQTIRLDRMELSIPELRERIKHVAEKRFVDEVRSLPIDEVIGEIIDIELDQSAISIFDVKADHVFKRNGIARGHHLFAQANSLAVAVINDELALTARANIRFTRSVKKGERVVAKAKVVDAHFEQGKTVVKVNSFVGKELVFDGEFIMYRSHTTAKDEKK
- the plsX gene encoding phosphate acyltransferase PlsX; protein product: MRIAIDAMGGDNAPREILLGTKRALQEFDDLEVLVFGNETKVKEILPSSDRVNIVHTDEVILGTDEPARAVRRKKNASMVLMTQAVANGEAEACVSAGNTGALMAAGLFVVGRIEGIERPALAPTLPTVDGKGFLMLDLGANVDAKPEHLYQYAIMGSIYAEKVRKIQHPTIGLLNIGTEEKKGNELTKKTFQLLQQSNLNFIGNVESRDLLQGVADVVITDGFTGNMVLKSIEGTAMSVFRILKTTLTSSLKAKIGAGLLKSELMSLKNKMDYTEYGGANLFGLKAPVIKAHGSSNENAFFNALRQAIQMTSSNVPEKIKEAIVNQ
- the fabD gene encoding ACP S-malonyltransferase — translated: MGKIAFLFPGQGSQKVGMGKSLASAYEEVAQIFEQADTRLGYSLSDIIFNGPQETLTLTFNAQPALLTTSMAVLKKLEEHGIKADYAAGHSLGEYTALAATGAIAFPDAVYTVHQRGKFMEEAVPAGEGTMAAVLGMDREDLRQVTEEISSKGEVVQLANLNCPGQIVISGTKLGVEKAAELAKEKGAKRVLPLNVSGPFHSSLMEPATEKLSEVLDGITIQDSSIPIIANVDAEPVSDAQEIRGKLLQQLYSPVLWEDTVAKLISLGVDTFIEIGPGKVLSGLVKKVDRKVKTYAIQDEETMNAVVQSLKGEES
- the fabG gene encoding 3-oxoacyl-[acyl-carrier-protein] reductase; translation: MKLEGKVALVTGASRGIGREIALELARQGANVVVNYAGSEAKAQAVVEEIKSIGTEAVALQCNVADQESVQSMVKATIEQFGRVDILVNNAGITKDNLLMRMKEEEWDAVINTNLKGVFLCTKAVTRQMMKQRSGRIINVSSIVGVSGNPGQANYVAAKAGVIGLTKTTAKELATRNITVNAIAPGFISTDMTEQLPEESKQAMLQQIPLARFGDPKDIAKVAVFLASDDSSYVTGQTLHVDGGMVM